attgattttatatgtatattacaAAACAGATAAAGAccttttgtatttataaatatttcacataaaaaaacgataaaaataattatatttttattcgtGCATCCACTTCGAAGCAACTAATGACATTACTCTTATTCTGGTTAACCTCTTCAATTAATTTCCAAGTGACAGTTACTTCCACCtgtaaatgatatttttaatagagtGGTGAATATtgcttataattataattaatgatatttttgataaaataactctTACATTAGgataaaatctataaataaagaattcatttttgtatttatagaTACCATTCGCTCTTAAAGGACATTCAGCTTTAGTATCATTCATGTTATATATGTTCGGGCAAGCGTCCTGGTTATTGACActtaaaaatggaaaaattccATAATCGGTCTTCGCAAAAACTCTAGTCTTCAATTTTGAGATATCTTTGTTGACTGAAAATACCTCTTCAACCGATACGGTAGTTCCCTTCTTTAGGAGGCATGGTGGCGTATTGCAATTCGTAATAGATAATGATCGAATATTTGAACTGCTGTTTGGCgctgaaattataaata
This genomic interval from Cotesia glomerata isolate CgM1 linkage group LG1, MPM_Cglom_v2.3, whole genome shotgun sequence contains the following:
- the LOC123271640 gene encoding NPC intracellular cholesterol transporter 2 homolog a; the encoded protein is MSRAIFIVIFALTCLTFLTEAVLKSYYIQCKDSPNSSSNIRSLSITNCNTPPCLLKKGTTVSVEEVFSVNKDISKLKTRVFAKTDYGIFPFLSVNNQDACPNIYNMNDTKAECPLRANGIYKYKNEFFIYRFYPNVEVTVTWKLIEEVNQNKSNVISCFEVDARIKI